From Echinicola soli, a single genomic window includes:
- the trpB gene encoding tryptophan synthase subunit beta — protein MVKVDEKGFYGKFGGAYIPEMLYPNVEELRTNYEKITESDEFKDEFHALLKDYVGRPTPLYYAKRLSEKYGAKIYLKREDLCHTGAHKVNNTIGQIILAKKLGKKRIIAETGAGQHGVATATVCALMGMDCTVFMGAIDMERQKPNVERMRILGAKVVPATSGSQTLKDATNEALRQWINNPVDTHYIIGSVVGPHPYPEMVARFQSVISEEIKYQLKEKEGKEDPDLVIACVGGGSNAAGAFYHYYNTPSVRLIAVEAAGLGVTSGKSAATTALGTPGVLHGSKTLLMQTEDGQVVEPHSISAGLDYPGIGPVHAHLFDSKRGEFFAVEDEDAMKAGIELSRLEGIIPAIESAHALSALKQVKFGASDVIVINLSGRGDKDLDTYIKWGGY, from the coding sequence ATGGTTAAAGTAGATGAAAAAGGGTTCTATGGGAAATTTGGGGGAGCTTACATCCCCGAAATGCTCTATCCCAATGTGGAAGAACTTAGGACCAATTATGAGAAAATTACCGAATCGGACGAATTCAAAGATGAATTTCATGCGCTTTTAAAAGACTATGTAGGGCGTCCTACACCTTTGTACTATGCCAAGCGGCTGTCTGAGAAATATGGTGCAAAAATCTATCTCAAGCGGGAAGATCTCTGTCATACAGGAGCCCATAAGGTGAACAATACCATTGGCCAGATCATTTTGGCCAAGAAGCTGGGGAAGAAACGTATTATCGCCGAAACCGGAGCTGGCCAACATGGGGTGGCTACGGCGACCGTTTGTGCCCTGATGGGGATGGATTGTACGGTCTTTATGGGAGCCATCGACATGGAGCGCCAAAAGCCCAATGTAGAGCGGATGCGGATTTTGGGAGCGAAAGTGGTGCCCGCCACTTCCGGCAGCCAGACGTTAAAAGACGCAACCAATGAAGCCCTCAGACAGTGGATCAATAATCCTGTGGACACCCATTACATTATTGGTTCGGTGGTAGGACCACATCCATATCCGGAAATGGTAGCGCGGTTCCAATCGGTGATCAGCGAAGAGATCAAATATCAGTTGAAAGAAAAAGAAGGCAAAGAAGACCCTGACTTGGTGATTGCCTGTGTAGGTGGTGGCAGTAATGCAGCTGGGGCTTTTTACCATTATTATAATACTCCTTCAGTTAGGTTAATTGCAGTCGAAGCAGCTGGACTAGGTGTAACCTCGGGAAAGTCCGCAGCGACTACTGCGTTGGGTACACCGGGAGTTTTACATGGCAGTAAGACACTCTTGATGCAGACCGAAGACGGACAGGTGGTCGAGCCGCATTCCATTTCTGCTGGGTTGGATTATCCAGGTATAGGCCCAGTCCATGCCCATTTGTTCGATTCGAAAAGAGGCGAATTCTTTGCCGTGGAGGATGAGGATGCGATGAAAGCAGGAATAGAGCTGAGCAGGTTGGAAGGAATCATTCCGGCGATTGAATCTGCCCATGCACTTTCGGCACTGAAGCAAGTGAAGTTTGGGGCAAGTGATGTGATTGTGATCAATCTGTCCGGAAGAGGTGACAAGGATTTGGATACATACATCAAGTGGGGAGGGTACTGA
- the aroF gene encoding 3-deoxy-7-phosphoheptulonate synthase: MIIQVKKDITEAQKERLIKDINRVGYKITEVSTQKGTYLVGIGSTEFDIRKFGHHEGIQDIHIVSDAYKLVSKKWKVNPTSIDLGDGVYIKEGDMAVMAGPCSIESEEQIVKVIDHLKANDIKIMRGGVYKPRSSPYAFRGLGIEGLKLWHELASKAGIKIITEVMQVSQIEEMMDYVDVFQVGARNTQNFNLLDELGKVDKPVMIKRGISGTIEELLQSAEYVFSGGNEKLILCERGIRTYEKATRNTLDLNAVPVLKDKSHLPVVVDPSHGIGIRKFVHQMALAGVMAGADGIIYEAHEIPEKAYSDGQQTLDFAQSAQLASQIRQTFAMRKTFDLL, from the coding sequence ATGATCATACAAGTAAAAAAGGACATCACCGAAGCACAAAAGGAGCGCCTGATCAAAGATATTAATCGAGTGGGGTATAAGATTACTGAAGTGTCCACTCAAAAGGGAACGTATCTGGTGGGAATCGGCAGTACGGAATTTGATATTCGTAAATTTGGACATCATGAGGGTATCCAGGATATCCATATCGTATCCGATGCATATAAATTGGTCTCTAAAAAGTGGAAAGTAAACCCAACTTCCATCGATTTGGGAGATGGTGTATATATCAAGGAAGGTGATATGGCCGTGATGGCAGGTCCATGCTCGATCGAGAGTGAGGAGCAAATTGTAAAAGTGATCGATCACCTGAAGGCCAATGATATCAAAATCATGCGTGGAGGAGTATATAAGCCTCGAAGTAGCCCTTATGCATTCCGTGGATTGGGAATAGAGGGATTGAAGCTTTGGCATGAATTGGCCAGCAAAGCCGGGATCAAGATCATCACAGAGGTGATGCAGGTTTCGCAGATCGAAGAGATGATGGATTATGTGGATGTATTCCAGGTAGGTGCCAGAAATACCCAGAATTTTAATTTGCTGGATGAACTGGGCAAAGTAGATAAGCCGGTAATGATCAAGCGAGGGATTTCCGGTACGATCGAAGAATTGCTGCAGTCAGCGGAATATGTGTTTTCGGGAGGAAATGAGAAGCTGATCCTGTGCGAGCGAGGTATCAGGACGTATGAAAAAGCAACCAGGAATACCCTGGACCTGAACGCTGTGCCGGTGCTGAAGGACAAGTCCCATCTTCCCGTGGTGGTGGATCCATCTCATGGTATCGGTATCCGGAAATTTGTCCACCAAATGGCCTTGGCTGGGGTGATGGCCGGAGCAGACGGGATCATCTATGAAGCCCATGAAATCCCGGAAAAGGCCTATTCAGATGGTCAGCAGACGCTGGATTTTGCCCAAAGTGCCCAATTGGCCAGCCAGATCAGGCAGACGTTTGCGATGAGGAAGACGTTTGATTTGTTGTAA
- the hisA gene encoding 1-(5-phosphoribosyl)-5-[(5-phosphoribosylamino)methylideneamino]imidazole-4-carboxamide isomerase: MEIIPAIDIIGGKCVRLTQGDYGQKKEYADNPLEVAKKFEQAGIKRLHLVDLDGAKAKTIVNKAVLENITSNTSLKVDFGGGVQSDETIQMAFDAGASQVTGGSIAVKNPALFESWLVKHGSEKIILGADAKNRKIAISGWEETTESDVVDFIKAYHAKGARYVICTDVAKDGLLQGPSVELYKEILQEIPGVQLIASGGVAEVKDLEELEKIGVYGVIVGKAFYEGRISLEQLASFAL; this comes from the coding sequence ATGGAAATAATTCCAGCAATAGATATTATCGGGGGCAAATGTGTCCGTTTGACCCAAGGAGATTATGGACAGAAAAAGGAATATGCTGATAATCCACTAGAGGTAGCCAAAAAGTTTGAGCAAGCCGGCATCAAACGGCTTCATTTGGTGGATCTGGATGGGGCCAAAGCCAAGACGATCGTGAACAAGGCCGTACTTGAAAATATCACGTCCAATACTTCCCTAAAGGTGGACTTTGGAGGAGGCGTTCAATCAGATGAGACGATTCAAATGGCTTTTGATGCGGGAGCCAGTCAGGTGACAGGCGGGAGTATTGCCGTAAAGAACCCGGCATTGTTTGAAAGTTGGCTAGTGAAACATGGATCCGAGAAGATCATTCTCGGAGCAGATGCCAAAAACAGAAAAATCGCCATCAGTGGCTGGGAAGAGACTACCGAATCGGATGTGGTAGACTTCATCAAAGCCTATCATGCAAAAGGAGCACGTTATGTGATCTGTACTGATGTGGCCAAAGACGGTTTGCTCCAGGGGCCTTCGGTGGAATTATATAAGGAAATTCTCCAAGAGATACCAGGGGTCCAATTGATTGCCAGTGGTGGTGTTGCGGAGGTGAAGGACTTGGAAGAACTGGAGAAAATCGGTGTGTATGGAGTCATTGTAGGCAAAGCTTTCTACGAAGGGCGAATTAGCCTTGAACAACTGGCTTCCTTTGCCTTGT
- the trpA gene encoding tryptophan synthase subunit alpha, with protein MNRIDQLFQDKKENILSIYFTAGFPKLEDTLAIMEAIEEAGADIIEVGMPYSDPVADGPTIQESNKVALDNGMNMKKMFLQLEQMRETVTIPVVLMGYLNPILQYGIEAFCKKCKEVGVDGLIVPDLPIQQYQDDYKALFDEYDLRNTFLISPQTTEERIREIDLQSDGFIYMVSSHSITGAKSGISDEQEAYFERVKNMKLENPRLIGFGISDHATFSKASAYSNGAIIGSAFIKVIRDAKDLKADIKTYIHGVKQG; from the coding sequence ATGAACCGAATAGATCAATTATTTCAAGATAAGAAGGAAAACATCCTTTCCATATATTTTACAGCAGGTTTTCCCAAGTTGGAAGATACGCTCGCCATTATGGAAGCTATCGAAGAGGCGGGTGCTGATATCATCGAAGTGGGGATGCCTTATTCAGATCCTGTAGCCGATGGCCCTACCATTCAAGAAAGCAATAAAGTTGCCCTTGATAATGGCATGAACATGAAAAAGATGTTTCTACAGCTGGAGCAAATGAGGGAAACGGTGACGATTCCAGTGGTACTGATGGGGTACCTTAATCCTATTTTGCAATATGGTATAGAGGCATTTTGTAAGAAATGCAAGGAGGTGGGCGTGGATGGGCTTATTGTGCCAGACCTGCCTATTCAGCAATATCAGGATGATTATAAAGCATTGTTTGACGAATATGATCTTCGCAATACCTTTCTTATCTCTCCGCAGACCACTGAAGAGCGCATCCGTGAAATAGACCTACAGTCCGACGGGTTTATCTACATGGTGTCTTCCCACAGCATCACAGGGGCAAAATCAGGTATTTCTGATGAGCAAGAGGCGTATTTTGAAAGGGTCAAAAACATGAAACTGGAAAATCCACGATTGATAGGTTTTGGGATTTCAGACCATGCCACATTCTCCAAGGCTTCGGCCTACAGCAATGGTGCTATTATCGGCAGTGCTTTCATCAAAGTGATCAGGGATGCCAAAGACCTAAAAGCAGATATTAAAACATACATTCACGGAGTAAAGCAGGGATAG
- a CDS encoding phenylalanine 4-monooxygenase, with the protein MAGKPADWVFKDPRLKEMHQDYDAYTEEDFAVWKTLYERQIVNLPKAASQAYLDGIKEINFSADRIANFAEVNRVLSKSTGWGVQVVPGLIDDDLFFGLLKNKRFPSSTWLRKMEQLDYLEEPDMFHDAFAHMPLLTNQPYVDFLQDLSGIALKYIDDKWAIHLLSRIYWFTIEFGLIRENGELRIYGAGILSSAGETKFSLSDDPDHIDYDVRRIMQTPYWKDKFQDKYFVIDSYEQLYNSIPEIEKVLGEELIASEGLEKE; encoded by the coding sequence ATGGCAGGTAAACCAGCGGACTGGGTCTTCAAAGACCCTCGACTAAAAGAAATGCACCAGGATTATGATGCTTACACTGAAGAGGATTTTGCGGTATGGAAAACCCTCTACGAGAGGCAAATTGTCAACCTTCCCAAAGCCGCTTCGCAAGCCTATTTGGACGGTATCAAGGAGATCAACTTCAGTGCTGACCGAATTGCCAATTTTGCTGAAGTAAACCGGGTTTTGAGCAAGTCTACAGGATGGGGAGTGCAGGTAGTGCCGGGATTGATTGACGATGATTTGTTCTTTGGTTTGTTGAAAAACAAGCGGTTTCCATCCTCCACATGGCTGCGAAAAATGGAGCAGTTGGATTATTTGGAAGAGCCGGACATGTTTCATGATGCTTTTGCACATATGCCTTTGCTCACCAACCAACCATACGTGGATTTTTTGCAGGACCTAAGTGGGATAGCGCTCAAGTATATTGATGATAAATGGGCGATTCATTTGTTGTCCAGGATCTATTGGTTTACCATTGAGTTCGGATTGATCCGGGAAAATGGTGAATTGCGGATTTATGGTGCGGGGATTTTGAGCTCCGCTGGTGAGACCAAGTTTAGCCTTTCTGATGATCCTGACCATATTGATTATGATGTCAGAAGGATCATGCAGACGCCCTACTGGAAGGATAAGTTTCAGGATAAGTATTTTGTGATAGATAGCTATGAGCAGCTTTATAATTCCATCCCTGAGATCGAGAAAGTCTTGGGAGAAGAGCTGATCGCCAGTGAAGGGCTCGAGAAAGAATAA
- a CDS encoding phosphoribosylanthranilate isomerase, whose product MLVKVCGMRDVENIRELDEKVQPDLMGMIFYPKSSRYVADASTIPSTKAAKVGVFVNVPMAEIVTKANDFGLAYIQLHGDEDVAFVADLKKQITADIIKVFRVTGEVDWTYLKGFEPHVTYFLFDTETKGYGGSGKRFDWELLEKYPLERPFLLSGGIQEENVEEIKHLQQKQPKLAGVDINSKFELHAAFKDVEKVIRFVKALQEKI is encoded by the coding sequence ATGTTAGTGAAAGTATGTGGTATGCGCGATGTAGAAAACATCAGGGAGCTGGACGAAAAGGTTCAGCCAGACCTGATGGGGATGATTTTTTATCCAAAATCTTCTCGGTATGTCGCTGATGCTTCCACTATTCCATCCACCAAAGCCGCCAAAGTGGGCGTGTTCGTGAATGTGCCGATGGCAGAGATAGTAACGAAAGCCAATGATTTTGGCCTGGCCTATATCCAGCTTCATGGTGATGAGGATGTGGCTTTTGTGGCGGACCTGAAGAAGCAGATTACTGCTGATATCATAAAGGTTTTCAGGGTTACAGGGGAGGTAGACTGGACGTATTTAAAAGGCTTTGAGCCGCACGTAACATATTTTCTGTTTGATACGGAAACGAAGGGATATGGAGGATCAGGAAAACGGTTCGATTGGGAGCTTTTGGAAAAATATCCGTTGGAAAGACCATTTTTGTTAAGTGGGGGGATTCAAGAGGAAAATGTGGAGGAAATCAAGCATCTACAGCAAAAGCAGCCTAAGCTGGCAGGTGTGGATATCAATTCTAAATTTGAGCTTCATGCAGCCTTTAAAGATGTGGAGAAAGTCATCCGTTTTGTAAAGGCGTTACAAGAAAAAATATAA
- the hisH gene encoding imidazole glycerol phosphate synthase subunit HisH, which translates to MDVAIIKYNSGNVLSVLYALERLGINANLTDNVEEIQKADKVIFPGQGEASSAMRYLRERNLDQLIKALKQPFFGICLGQQLLCEYSEENDTECLGIFPVKVKKFPQQDKVPHVGWNNLRETKGPLLEGINEHDYVYYVHSYFAEIHPEFTIGKTHYIEDFSALLHKDNFYAMQAHPEKSSHSGQKILTNFLNL; encoded by the coding sequence ATGGATGTAGCCATTATAAAATATAACTCGGGGAATGTATTGTCGGTGCTTTATGCCCTTGAGCGTCTCGGAATCAATGCCAATCTTACCGATAACGTGGAGGAGATCCAAAAAGCCGATAAGGTGATTTTCCCCGGACAGGGGGAAGCTAGTTCGGCCATGAGGTATCTCCGTGAGCGAAACCTTGACCAGCTGATCAAAGCGCTAAAGCAGCCTTTTTTTGGGATTTGCTTGGGGCAGCAGCTGTTGTGTGAATATTCTGAAGAAAATGATACCGAATGCCTGGGGATATTTCCTGTGAAAGTAAAGAAATTTCCGCAGCAGGATAAAGTGCCCCATGTGGGCTGGAATAACCTTCGGGAGACGAAGGGGCCATTACTGGAAGGGATCAATGAGCACGATTATGTTTATTACGTTCACAGTTATTTTGCTGAAATCCACCCTGAATTTACCATTGGAAAAACCCATTATATAGAAGACTTTAGTGCGTTATTGCATAAGGATAACTTCTATGCGATGCAAGCTCACCCTGAAAAGTCCAGTCATTCAGGCCAAAAAATATTAACCAACTTCTTGAATTTATAG